The Poecilia reticulata strain Guanapo linkage group LG10, Guppy_female_1.0+MT, whole genome shotgun sequence sequence ATTAATACATTCTGGTAAGCGGCATGGCACAATATTCTATAGCACAATAACCCTCAAATCCAAAGGAGCAAAAACGTTGAAACTTTCTGTGCCaagaaacaaaagctgaaagCCTCTCACCAAAtactaaaaacaaattaaaagcacTAATAGATATAGATACAGAGGAAAATTAGTCAGGAGCAATAGGGTCAAAAATTCATTTGTTCCCTGtccaaaagtttttataaatatgtgatcttaatatttttttagttcttttgtttttgctacatttatgCTTTTGTATTATGTGGATTGTTACACTGCTTCTTCTGGAAGACCTTTTTTGTGAAGTTTCCCATCTGGGGAAATAAGTTGATTATGATAAATCCCTAAAGCTGGTGgtgataaaaactgaaacctgTAACAATATAAACTGTCCATAAGTTCTTCTGATTTTTGCTGtatagccttttttttttaaagttgtactTTCTTgaacaatgacaataaaggGATTCTTACTCTTTCGAGATTAATTCATCTTACTGAGATGATCAATTCAGTGATCATCtcaatgtgtgtttattttaaaatcatgcatATGTTTATTCCCCACAGCAATTCTTAATGAGCAGTAAGCTGGAAACAGCGATGTGGCTTTCCCGTCTCTTCACAGTCTACTGCTCTGTAATGTTTATTCTGCCAATTCTGGGGTGAGTTCACCTTGTTGCTTTATACCACAGTTCAGCAGTTTCAGCACAAAGCCAGAATCACTAAAACATCTTTACGTCTCTTTTTGTGATTTCAGGCCTCAAGCAGCAGCACACTTTTATCAAAGAGCCTTGTTAGCTAATGCCCTCACCAGCGCCCTCCGTTTACACCAGAGACTTCCACGCTTTCAGCTCAGCAGAGCGTTTTTGGCCCAAGCTCTGCAAGAGGACAGCTGTCATTACCTGCTGTACTCTCTGATCCTGGTCAACTCTTACCCCATTACAAGTATCCTTCACTTCACGTGGTTTTCATATCAGATTTCCAGCaatattatgttattttgtggtttaatttttaataataattgcCATGAGTTGTTCATTTTGCATTAATCTAAGTCATTTTAGCATATCATATCActatatttattacatttattaacattcCTGAGTGATTTGAGGAGCTTTAGTTTGGTCCTTAACTTTGTGTTCAGTGAGCATCTTCccagttttcttgttttctttacttcATGCAACCACCTACACAAAGAAAGTTCTTGATGTGAGTATATACCATTAATCAACTGCATctaatatgattaaaaaatgttttttccaaacacaCTATAATGCTGAAATGGGCTATTAGAAGCAGTCaaattgagttttttctgtCTATCCCAGCAGCCGTTGTTTGGAGATgcaaatttcataaaaatacaaagtaataaCTAGAATTGTGATTGGTTTTGCATTTACTCAAGGTAAACTCTGTGCccaaataaaagcaatttgtTGCACAGTTTTGTCAACAGTGCTTGACTTTTGTTTCTTATAAACTACAGTCTATGGGTCCAGGCAGCCTGATGTTCATCAGAAACCTCCTCGACCGACTAACGGCCAACCAGCAGAACATCCTGAAGTTTATTGCTTGCAATGAAATCTTCTTAATGCCGGCTACTGTTTTCATGCTCTTCAGGTCTGTTTCCAACTTAACTGATGTTATTGTTGTCACAAGGCAAAGAAAAACCTGATCTTAGTCATATGTGATACAATATGTCAAATTGTATCACATTATACCAGTTTTCCTGTTGGTTTTGATTGTAATTTAGGTAGGAAATGCACTGATGCGCAAGATATTTATGGTTTATTTATGAGTCCATTCAGATTTTGAAACTATAAGACAAACACATGCAATCACACATAACATATGTGTGATTGaaatcacttctttttttttgtaaagtgcctcaaCAGACATGTTGTGAATTGATG is a genomic window containing:
- the tmem33 gene encoding transmembrane protein 33; its protein translation is MADNNQANPPPQLGFVQFLMSSKLETAMWLSRLFTVYCSVMFILPILGPQAAAHFYQRALLANALTSALRLHQRLPRFQLSRAFLAQALQEDSCHYLLYSLILVNSYPITMSIFPVFLFSLLHATTYTKKVLDSMGPGSLMFIRNLLDRLTANQQNILKFIACNEIFLMPATVFMLFSGQGSLLLPFIYYRFLTLRYTSRRNPYCRTLFTELRILLEHFIMKPSCPAFLRRMCLSSIAFISRLAPTGV